The bacterium genome includes a region encoding these proteins:
- a CDS encoding acyltransferase encodes MAAYRDQYVDLLRSISLVVVVIWHWVFTILVVSPSTVSPSNPIGSTRGLWVATWVLQVMPVFFFVGGYTHHRSFRNYTRGTSRRFLKRRMGRLLAPALGLVAVWVIIGWVLEVTVDPAWIWSAVILVLSPLWFLVVYVVMVLIAPIAIRAHWRWGEIAPVWLLGLAGVLDVLRFTQGQGWAAWANFLVIWGLAHQLGFFYDRLVAAPARTGWMMFWAGLFALVALTNMGFYPRSLVGVPGERFSNMGPPTLAIVALTFLQVGLVLVIRPKVLAWLEKGDLAQRVVGWINEHAMPLYLFHSTGMAVVVAILFGFGYVPPAEPTLEWWLTRPIWLIGPAIATWPLLALYRVTKRPTATAIPKAAD; translated from the coding sequence ATGGCGGCGTATCGGGACCAGTATGTAGATCTTCTGCGGTCGATATCGCTGGTGGTGGTGGTGATCTGGCACTGGGTGTTCACGATCCTCGTGGTCTCGCCCTCGACGGTGTCGCCGTCGAATCCGATAGGGTCCACCCGCGGCCTCTGGGTGGCGACGTGGGTGCTGCAGGTCATGCCCGTGTTCTTCTTCGTGGGCGGTTACACGCACCATCGGTCCTTCCGTAACTACACCCGAGGGACCTCCCGGCGGTTCCTGAAGCGCCGGATGGGACGGCTGCTGGCACCGGCGCTGGGACTGGTGGCCGTGTGGGTCATCATCGGCTGGGTGCTGGAGGTGACCGTGGATCCCGCCTGGATCTGGTCAGCAGTGATCCTGGTGCTGTCGCCGCTGTGGTTCCTGGTGGTGTACGTGGTGATGGTCCTCATCGCACCGATCGCCATCCGGGCCCACTGGCGCTGGGGCGAGATCGCACCGGTCTGGCTACTCGGCTTGGCAGGGGTATTGGATGTGCTCCGCTTCACCCAGGGTCAGGGCTGGGCTGCCTGGGCCAACTTCCTGGTCATCTGGGGCCTTGCCCACCAACTCGGCTTCTTCTACGACCGTCTGGTGGCCGCTCCTGCCCGCACCGGCTGGATGATGTTCTGGGCCGGCCTGTTCGCGCTGGTGGCCCTCACCAACATGGGCTTCTACCCGCGTTCTCTCGTGGGCGTACCCGGTGAACGCTTCTCCAACATGGGACCCCCGACCCTGGCGATCGTGGCGCTGACCTTCCTGCAGGTGGGGCTGGTGCTGGTCATCCGGCCCAAGGTCCTCGCATGGCTGGAGAAGGGGGACCTAGCCCAGCGGGTGGTGGGCTGGATCAACGAGCACGCCATGCCGCTCTACCTGTTCCACTCCACCGGCATGGCCGTGGTGGTGGCCATCCTGTTCGGCTTCGGCTACGTCCCGCCGGCCGAACCCACCCTCGAATGGTGGCTGACCCGACCCATCTGGCTGATCGGCCCCGCCATCGCCACCTGGCCCCTCCTAGCCCTGTATCGCGTCACCAAACGCCCGACCGCAACCGCCATCCCGAAGGCCGCGGACTAG
- a CDS encoding aspartate aminotransferase family protein, translated as MQGEMVKLGFEQSRRLLESSRKVIPGGVNSNVRMGEQPHPIFFESAEGPYLFDADGNRLIDYVMGQGPMLLGHRPDFVLEAVEHQLSRGILYGGQHELEVEVARLVTRMVPSAEMVRFNMTGTEAVQAAVRIARAATGRSLVVKFEGHYHGWADSVLFNVGSGSEPAAEGPGLAAVPESAGMAPEAGSSLIVVPWNDAGVIEEVLASVGDSVAAVIMEPVMANSGVVEPVPGYLEAVRDLCSLHGIVLIFDEVITGFRAGMGGAQGRYGVTPDLTTMGKALASGFPVGCVAGRREIMEIVSTGAVTHAGTFNASPISMAAARAALEHLYLGGSELYGALEAEGLRLMQGLRGVIEDRGAPCLVQGLPTIFNLMFTGMAGVRDHREVLMTDKARRAAFLSHLAAAGVRISGLGNLFLSSTHTGDVIDSTVERFDQALRSFLSG; from the coding sequence ATGCAGGGCGAGATGGTCAAACTGGGCTTCGAGCAGTCGCGGCGCCTTTTGGAGAGTTCCAGGAAGGTGATCCCCGGGGGGGTCAACAGCAACGTCCGGATGGGGGAACAGCCCCACCCCATCTTCTTCGAGTCGGCGGAGGGACCCTACCTGTTCGATGCCGACGGGAACCGGCTGATCGACTACGTGATGGGCCAGGGCCCCATGCTCCTCGGGCACCGGCCCGATTTCGTCCTCGAAGCTGTCGAGCACCAGCTGTCACGGGGCATCCTCTACGGCGGCCAGCACGAACTGGAGGTCGAGGTAGCGCGCCTCGTGACCCGGATGGTGCCCTCCGCCGAGATGGTGCGCTTCAACATGACCGGCACAGAGGCGGTCCAGGCCGCCGTCCGGATAGCCCGCGCCGCCACCGGCCGCAGCCTGGTGGTCAAGTTCGAGGGCCACTACCACGGCTGGGCCGACAGCGTCCTCTTCAACGTGGGCAGCGGGTCAGAGCCCGCAGCGGAAGGCCCGGGGCTGGCGGCCGTGCCCGAGTCTGCCGGCATGGCACCGGAGGCGGGCTCGTCCCTGATCGTCGTGCCCTGGAACGATGCGGGCGTGATCGAAGAGGTACTGGCATCGGTGGGCGATTCGGTGGCGGCGGTCATCATGGAGCCGGTCATGGCCAACAGCGGGGTGGTTGAACCGGTCCCCGGCTACCTGGAGGCAGTGCGCGACCTGTGCAGCCTCCACGGGATCGTTCTCATTTTCGACGAGGTCATCACCGGTTTCCGGGCCGGCATGGGTGGCGCCCAGGGCCGATACGGCGTGACCCCTGACCTCACCACCATGGGCAAGGCCCTCGCCTCAGGCTTCCCGGTCGGCTGTGTGGCCGGCCGGCGGGAGATCATGGAGATCGTCAGCACCGGCGCCGTCACCCATGCCGGCACCTTCAACGCCTCTCCGATCAGCATGGCCGCCGCCCGGGCGGCTCTCGAACACCTGTACCTGGGCGGCAGCGAACTCTACGGCGCGCTGGAGGCGGAGGGCCTCCGCCTCATGCAGGGGCTCCGCGGGGTGATCGAGGACCGTGGCGCGCCGTGCCTGGTCCAGGGCCTGCCCACCATCTTCAACCTGATGTTCACCGGGATGGCCGGAGTGAGGGACCACCGCGAGGTCCTGATGACCGACAAGGCCCGGCGGGCGGCCTTCCTGTCGCACCTGGCCGCAGCCGGGGTACGGATCTCGGGGCTCGGCAACCTGTTCCTGTCCAGCACCCACACCGGGGACGTCATCGACAGCACCGTGGAGCGCTTCGACCAGGCCCTTCGCTCCTTCCTGTCGGGGTGA
- a CDS encoding putative quinol monooxygenase, which yields MSDTTDKDILSVVAWVRAEPGAEDTVRETLAGFVAPTLKEEGCVDYQLHGVNDDPGLFYFVEYWRSEEDLERHIASPHIRDGSAAVTHLILEHGEMRMTQIA from the coding sequence ATGAGCGATACCACCGACAAGGACATTCTGAGCGTCGTGGCGTGGGTACGGGCCGAGCCCGGCGCCGAGGACACGGTTCGGGAGACGCTGGCGGGCTTCGTTGCCCCCACCCTCAAGGAAGAGGGTTGCGTCGACTACCAGCTGCACGGCGTCAACGACGATCCCGGCCTCTTCTATTTCGTCGAGTACTGGCGGAGCGAGGAAGACCTGGAACGTCACATCGCCTCGCCCCACATCCGCGACGGAAGCGCCGCGGTCACGCACCTGATCCTGGAGCACGGCGAGATGAGGATGACGCAGATCGCCTGA